The following coding sequences lie in one Lichenicola cladoniae genomic window:
- a CDS encoding diguanylate cyclase domain-containing protein, protein MDQEPSEHDELRELLQQQTTLTQFGEFALHSGSLDEILTEACRLIGTALGTDLAKVMEMREDGETLLVRAGVGWNPGVVGVVTLKVSDVTSEGHALKTGQPTASPDVSQETRFSYPAFLIEHGVQAIANVLIPGSNGRPPFGILQIDSRKPHPFTTDNLNFLRSYANLVAAAVDRLRVLDELHQRETRLDDSEARLGRAISAAGMGTWEWDPSGDKLHFFAGREALHRHDVGVQPSLPELQQVVHHEDWPGVAAALDRAFRDDQEGSLAAEFRVVLPDHTTRWLLVTGSVERTLAGTASCMAGFTQDITASRDAEERILYMAQHDGLTGLLNRRALHERLEIALLRSQRGEGCAILAIDLDRFKHVNDTLGHAVGDAVLCSVASRLLEITRETDVVARPGGDEFIVIQFGLHQPRDAEILATRIVALLSQPHEIGFEVSTGVSIGIALAPVNGTNVEQILLCADLALYVAKSDAKDRFRFFNPGM, encoded by the coding sequence TTGGATCAAGAACCGTCTGAGCACGATGAGCTACGCGAGCTACTGCAACAGCAGACCACCCTGACGCAGTTCGGGGAGTTCGCGCTGCATTCGGGCAGTCTGGACGAGATCCTGACCGAAGCCTGCCGCCTAATCGGAACAGCCCTCGGCACAGATCTCGCCAAGGTCATGGAGATGCGCGAGGACGGTGAAACGTTGCTGGTGCGGGCGGGTGTGGGTTGGAATCCTGGGGTTGTCGGTGTTGTGACCCTGAAGGTCTCAGACGTCACCTCAGAGGGACACGCGCTCAAGACAGGTCAACCAACCGCGTCACCCGACGTCAGCCAAGAAACCCGCTTCAGCTATCCAGCCTTCCTGATTGAGCATGGCGTTCAGGCCATCGCTAATGTTCTCATCCCCGGCAGCAACGGAAGACCCCCGTTCGGTATCCTCCAGATTGACAGCCGCAAGCCCCATCCCTTCACGACCGACAATTTAAACTTCCTGCGCAGCTACGCCAATCTGGTTGCTGCTGCCGTCGATCGCCTGCGTGTTCTCGACGAACTGCATCAGCGGGAAACCCGGCTAGACGACAGTGAGGCCCGGCTTGGCCGTGCGATCTCGGCCGCGGGAATGGGCACCTGGGAGTGGGACCCATCAGGTGACAAGCTCCACTTCTTTGCCGGCCGCGAAGCGTTGCACAGGCACGATGTTGGCGTTCAGCCCTCCCTGCCCGAGCTGCAACAGGTCGTCCATCATGAAGACTGGCCGGGGGTTGCTGCTGCCCTGGATCGTGCCTTTCGGGATGACCAAGAAGGCAGTCTGGCAGCCGAGTTTCGGGTCGTGCTGCCGGATCACACAACCCGGTGGCTGCTGGTGACTGGAAGTGTGGAGCGCACCCTGGCTGGCACGGCATCCTGCATGGCCGGCTTCACCCAGGACATAACGGCAAGCCGCGATGCGGAAGAGCGTATTCTGTATATGGCACAGCACGACGGCCTGACCGGTCTCTTGAACCGGCGCGCGCTGCACGAACGGCTGGAGATTGCCCTGTTGCGTAGTCAGCGTGGTGAGGGTTGCGCCATCCTGGCCATCGACCTTGATCGCTTCAAACACGTCAACGATACGCTGGGACATGCCGTGGGCGATGCTGTGCTTTGCTCGGTAGCGTCCCGTCTGCTCGAAATCACACGCGAGACAGACGTCGTGGCACGGCCAGGTGGCGACGAGTTCATCGTCATACAGTTTGGGCTGCATCAGCCACGTGATGCGGAAATCCTGGCAACGCGTATCGTCGCGCTATTGAGCCAACCGCATGAAATCGGCTTTGAGGTCAGCACGGGGGTCAGTATCGGCATTGCCCTGGCACCGGTGAATGGGACAAACGTGGAGCAGATACTTCTGTGCGCCGATCTAGCCCTCTATGTCGCCAAAAGCGACGCCAAGGATCGCTTCAGGTTCTTCAACCCAGGAATGTAG
- a CDS encoding IS5 family transposase, translated as MPFKHNAFRRHHIPKARRRVMNWPAYEAGLRRRGDLTLWLDEAALAGWHAPRRMTRGGQPVYAEVAIELVLTLRLVFHLALRQVEGFARSVLLLLGLDLRVPDHSTLSRRGRTFAGRQPRAARHDRPVHVVLDSTGLQVFGQGEWDAEKHGRTPRQWRKLHLAVDAETGEIVAHSLTDKDTGDISEVAGLLATVEGHIASVIADGAYDGASVYDAAVARQRNPPPDIIIPPRASSIVNGASRVDTVRNRHVRYIAEKGRMAWQQANGYGRRSIVETTIGRYKHIIASKLRVRSTTGQKGEVAIAIRALNQMIRIAKPISVPAV; from the coding sequence ATGCCCTTCAAGCACAACGCCTTTCGCCGCCACCACATCCCGAAAGCCCGTCGCCGGGTCATGAACTGGCCGGCCTATGAGGCTGGTCTGCGGCGGCGTGGCGATCTGACGTTATGGCTGGATGAGGCAGCCTTGGCTGGATGGCATGCCCCGCGCCGGATGACACGAGGCGGTCAGCCGGTCTACGCCGAGGTTGCGATCGAGCTGGTGCTGACCCTGCGCCTGGTCTTCCATCTGGCTCTACGTCAGGTCGAAGGTTTCGCGCGCTCGGTCCTGCTGTTGCTTGGGCTGGATCTACGCGTGCCTGACCATTCGACCTTGAGCCGGCGTGGTCGTACCTTTGCGGGACGTCAACCGCGTGCTGCCCGGCATGACAGGCCCGTTCATGTCGTGCTGGACAGCACGGGGCTGCAGGTCTTCGGGCAAGGCGAGTGGGATGCCGAGAAACACGGCCGCACACCCAGGCAGTGGCGAAAGCTGCACCTGGCCGTCGATGCAGAGACCGGCGAGATCGTGGCGCACAGCCTGACCGACAAGGACACTGGCGACATCTCGGAGGTTGCGGGGCTGCTGGCGACGGTGGAGGGGCATATTGCCAGCGTGATCGCCGATGGGGCCTATGATGGCGCGTCGGTCTACGACGCCGCTGTCGCACGCCAGCGAAACCCACCACCCGACATCATCATTCCGCCAAGAGCTTCGTCGATCGTCAATGGTGCAAGCAGGGTCGATACCGTTCGCAATCGTCATGTCCGATACATCGCAGAGAAGGGGCGCATGGCCTGGCAGCAGGCTAATGGCTATGGCCGGCGCAGCATCGTGGAAACCACGATCGGTCGCTACAAACACATCATCGCCTCGAAGCTCAGGGTACGGTCGACCACCGGTCAAAAAGGGGAGGTCGCCATCGCCATTCGCGCCCTCAACCAAATGATCCGGATCGCCAAGCCAATCTCCGTTCCTGCCGTCTGA
- a CDS encoding TetR family transcriptional regulator, with amino-acid sequence MARQTKERAEQTRERIIDAAEQVFYRRGVARASLEEIAREAGVTRGAVYWHFSDKVEVFIAVEHRAQQPYEQMRAALRSSVSHAGNAEEAMQALETSIVEAFERIQSDELARLRLTVMLLRCDYVGEMAPALERQTAITRLFFSELQHYFNVVIPPPAPGSDWQPEDAAQVLQVVVHGSFMRWLRSPDEFPIGKGVIAIKAFIAALRKAWIPNV; translated from the coding sequence GTGGCAAGGCAAACTAAGGAACGCGCTGAGCAGACGCGGGAGCGGATCATCGATGCGGCAGAACAAGTGTTTTACCGGCGCGGGGTTGCCCGTGCCTCGTTGGAAGAGATCGCCCGTGAGGCGGGCGTCACACGCGGGGCGGTCTACTGGCATTTTTCTGACAAGGTCGAAGTTTTTATCGCCGTCGAGCATCGCGCGCAGCAGCCGTATGAGCAGATGCGGGCAGCACTCAGGTCGAGCGTCTCGCATGCAGGCAATGCCGAGGAGGCAATGCAGGCGCTCGAGACCAGCATCGTCGAAGCGTTCGAGCGTATCCAATCTGACGAGCTTGCCCGGCTGCGGCTCACTGTAATGCTACTACGCTGCGACTATGTCGGCGAAATGGCACCAGCGCTTGAACGGCAAACCGCGATCACCCGATTGTTCTTCAGCGAGTTGCAGCACTACTTCAACGTTGTGATTCCACCCCCAGCGCCGGGGTCCGACTGGCAACCAGAGGACGCGGCCCAGGTGCTGCAGGTCGTTGTGCATGGATCTTTTATGCGTTGGCTACGCTCGCCGGATGAGTTTCCCATTGGCAAGGGTGTAATTGCGATCAAGGCGTTCATCGCCGCCCTGCGCAAAGCGTGGATTCCTAATGTGTAA
- a CDS encoding HlyD family secretion protein: MSVTVEQIRSAQTLRELRAVFEPQAEQDHLKGDKPDKSSDPGSDNKAVEDDQDKGDNKDDKKDGGENNDKPKSRWPLIILGIVVLLTIVVCAIYWFLTRNLVSTDDAYTDGRSISVAAKVAGYVTVLNIDDNVTVRAGALLLKIDPRDYLTARDQARANLALAEAQLSAAKIELEETYIRAPATLLQAQAQLKQAEVNQKNAKLNFDRQQSVDPRATTKTNVDQSIAQFRGNVALVDSARAQVEIAGLVKQSIQTAVETVHQREAQVDQNRAALAQAEINLSYTEIRAAQDGKITMRNVERGTYAQVGQQLFYLVTPLTWVVANYKENQLARMHVDQPVSITVDAYPGLKLHGHIDSIQQGSGAQFSAFPAENATGNFVKIVRRIPVKVVIDSGLDMAHGLPLGISVNTTVNVK, translated from the coding sequence TTGAGCGTCACAGTTGAGCAGATCAGGTCGGCCCAGACCCTCCGTGAGCTGCGTGCCGTCTTCGAGCCTCAAGCCGAGCAGGACCATCTGAAGGGCGACAAGCCGGATAAATCGTCCGACCCTGGCAGTGACAATAAAGCGGTCGAAGACGACCAAGACAAGGGCGACAATAAAGACGATAAGAAGGACGGCGGCGAAAACAACGACAAGCCAAAAAGCCGCTGGCCACTAATCATCCTCGGGATCGTAGTGTTACTTACGATCGTTGTATGTGCGATCTATTGGTTTTTAACACGAAACTTGGTTAGTACTGACGACGCCTATACTGATGGACGCTCTATTTCCGTGGCCGCAAAAGTTGCTGGTTACGTCACAGTGCTCAACATCGACGACAACGTCACCGTCCGGGCTGGCGCGTTATTACTCAAGATCGACCCACGCGACTATCTCACCGCTCGCGACCAAGCCCGAGCCAACCTCGCCTTGGCTGAAGCGCAGCTATCAGCTGCCAAGATCGAACTTGAGGAAACTTATATTCGTGCGCCGGCTACTTTGTTGCAGGCTCAGGCACAGCTCAAGCAGGCTGAGGTCAACCAGAAGAATGCGAAGCTGAACTTCGACCGGCAGCAGAGCGTCGACCCGCGCGCTACCACCAAAACCAATGTAGATCAGTCAATCGCCCAGTTCAGGGGAAACGTTGCGCTAGTTGATTCTGCGAGAGCACAAGTCGAAATCGCCGGCCTCGTGAAGCAATCTATTCAAACCGCAGTGGAGACAGTGCACCAGCGCGAAGCTCAAGTCGATCAGAATCGAGCGGCGCTGGCGCAGGCTGAGATCAACCTGTCCTACACTGAGATCCGCGCAGCGCAGGACGGAAAAATTACAATGCGCAACGTCGAGCGAGGCACCTATGCCCAGGTTGGACAGCAGCTTTTTTATCTTGTAACTCCTTTGACGTGGGTAGTTGCAAACTACAAGGAGAACCAACTCGCGCGTATGCATGTCGACCAGCCGGTGTCGATAACAGTTGACGCATACCCGGGCCTCAAATTACATGGCCACATTGATAGCATTCAGCAGGGAAGTGGCGCTCAGTTTTCCGCCTTTCCGGCCGAGAACGCGACTGGAAACTTTGTTAAGATCGTTCGCCGTATCCCAGTCAAGGTGGTGATCGACAGCGGTCTGGACATGGCTCACGGGTTGCCGCTCGGTATCTCGGTGAATACCACGGTGAACGTGAAATGA
- a CDS encoding DHA2 family efflux MFS transporter permease subunit, with protein sequence MSDPRGWTPRANPWLVAVVVTLGAFMEVLDTTIVNVALPHIAGSLSVSNDDATWSLTTYLVANGIVLTISGALSRRFGRKRYFLISIGGFTAMSLACGLSTNFGELLLFRAAQGFFGGGLQPTQQALLLDYFPPAKRQQAFSIAAVAIIVAPAVGPVLGGYLTDTYSWHWIFLINVPLGVITLFAVVALVEDSPMAKKDKATAPAIDYVGIGFIVIALGCLEIAFDRAENFDWLNSTFIRVMMALSSVAFAFGIPYLLYRRHPIVNLRAFKDRNFAIAWFQIALMGFVLYASAVLVPQYAQQQAGYNATLAGLLLAPGAVLLIILIPIVSKVMNFVPVKYVIAFGGVALSSALFFSMNLVPGLDFFHLCLYRAGQSGGLAFLFVPISTIAYATLPRELNNDAAALFSMARNVVGGFGISISTSWVTDHQQTRQAHLIDHLSPGNQPYDVLLQQVQQGLINLGDSTQQAMQAAPGQIYQMLQTQSAVLAYTDVFLLTGCAALLFIPTALMLSSAKPKASGGGH encoded by the coding sequence ATGAGCGATCCACGTGGATGGACCCCGCGGGCCAATCCGTGGCTTGTCGCGGTAGTGGTGACGCTGGGGGCGTTTATGGAGGTGCTCGACACCACCATCGTCAACGTCGCCCTCCCGCACATTGCTGGAAGTCTGTCGGTCAGTAATGACGATGCTACTTGGTCGCTTACCACCTATTTAGTTGCTAATGGCATCGTTCTCACTATTTCTGGTGCTCTCAGCCGGCGATTCGGGCGGAAACGCTACTTTCTGATCTCGATTGGCGGGTTCACCGCGATGTCGCTCGCCTGCGGCTTATCAACCAATTTCGGAGAGTTGTTACTGTTCCGCGCCGCCCAAGGGTTCTTTGGCGGCGGGCTACAGCCGACGCAGCAGGCGTTGCTTCTCGACTACTTTCCGCCGGCCAAGCGGCAACAGGCGTTCTCAATTGCCGCAGTCGCCATCATTGTTGCTCCCGCAGTCGGTCCGGTACTGGGTGGTTATCTTACTGATACTTACTCCTGGCACTGGATTTTTCTTATCAACGTGCCGCTTGGCGTGATCACCTTGTTCGCGGTGGTAGCGTTGGTGGAGGACTCACCAATGGCGAAGAAGGACAAGGCGACGGCTCCGGCAATCGACTATGTTGGCATTGGCTTTATCGTCATCGCGCTCGGATGCTTGGAGATCGCGTTTGATCGGGCAGAAAACTTTGACTGGCTCAACTCGACCTTTATACGCGTTATGATGGCCTTGTCGTCAGTTGCTTTCGCCTTCGGGATACCATATTTACTTTACAGGCGTCATCCGATCGTAAATTTACGCGCTTTCAAGGACCGTAATTTTGCCATTGCGTGGTTTCAGATCGCCCTTATGGGCTTCGTGCTTTATGCGTCTGCTGTGCTGGTACCTCAATATGCGCAGCAGCAGGCGGGCTACAACGCCACCTTGGCTGGGCTGCTGCTGGCGCCCGGCGCCGTCTTGTTGATCATTCTGATCCCTATCGTCAGTAAGGTGATGAACTTCGTCCCGGTGAAGTATGTGATCGCTTTCGGCGGCGTGGCGCTTAGCTCGGCTTTATTCTTTTCCATGAACTTGGTGCCCGGCCTCGACTTCTTCCACCTCTGCCTCTACCGCGCCGGCCAAAGTGGGGGCTTGGCGTTTTTGTTCGTGCCGATCAGCACCATCGCCTACGCCACACTACCGCGCGAATTGAATAACGATGCAGCCGCCTTGTTTAGCATGGCACGCAATGTTGTTGGTGGCTTTGGTATCTCGATCTCCACATCGTGGGTCACGGACCACCAGCAGACCCGGCAGGCACACCTGATTGATCACCTCTCTCCTGGAAACCAACCATATGACGTCCTGCTGCAGCAGGTGCAGCAGGGCCTAATCAATCTAGGCGATTCAACACAGCAGGCAATGCAGGCCGCGCCGGGGCAAATTTACCAGATGCTGCAAACCCAATCGGCGGTTCTGGCCTATACCGATGTATTCTTGCTCACTGGTTGCGCTGCCCTCCTGTTCATTCCCACGGCCCTCATGCTGTCAAGTGCTAAGCCAAAGGCCAGCGGCGGGGGACACTAA
- a CDS encoding efflux transporter outer membrane subunit, translating to MASAALLAQSSCTVGPNFKPSQPRLAADWNTPSARKISFNPVTEASNPDPAWWSGFNDPMLTKLINQAISGNLDLQQALLRVAEARENVVTARAAGLPTLGGTASYNREQLGLRGILESQGISGQSSLLAGQPAVGQGVNSAVDAAEQPINLFQYGLSASWELDLFGKVRRSVEQARATSEAQAEAASDALVMLESQVGQAYVQLRGAQALFTTQQDNIRAATSSLNLTQRRRATGLATELDVDQAQTQLYNYQRQLPAYATQAQQAENQLSVLLGRPPGMLDAMLDTPAPLPAPPDMIGIGIPSTLARRRPDIREAEANLHAATANIGIAVSSFYPDISLTGSLGIRATDASYLTSWASRFYSVGPSASLPIFQGGKLTSSLRLARIQQKAAVLSYRNTVLNGLREVENALASYHNDLDARDKLIQTVSSSELSFYLSKNSYQHGLSDFITVLNAEQTLTSARQSLDEAKMSVAEDVVTLYTALGGGWQQQPVMVDVPLIEKSPPLVPAAVDSIAAGTHNVQSDPQ from the coding sequence ATGGCCAGTGCAGCTTTGCTTGCCCAGTCCAGCTGTACGGTTGGGCCAAACTTTAAGCCATCCCAGCCACGTCTTGCCGCCGATTGGAACACCCCTTCCGCCCGCAAAATTAGCTTCAATCCGGTGACCGAAGCCAGCAATCCGGATCCAGCTTGGTGGAGTGGATTCAACGACCCCATGCTAACAAAACTAATTAATCAAGCGATTTCTGGAAACCTCGACCTGCAGCAGGCGCTATTGCGCGTCGCTGAGGCGCGCGAGAACGTCGTCACCGCACGCGCCGCCGGGCTACCTACACTGGGCGGCACCGCCAGCTATAACCGCGAACAGCTCGGCCTGCGCGGTATATTGGAGTCGCAGGGGATTAGCGGACAGTCAAGCCTATTGGCGGGTCAGCCAGCAGTTGGCCAGGGCGTCAATTCTGCCGTTGATGCCGCCGAGCAGCCAATCAACCTGTTCCAGTATGGGTTAAGCGCGTCCTGGGAACTCGACCTTTTCGGCAAGGTGCGCCGGTCAGTCGAGCAAGCTCGTGCAACCTCGGAAGCGCAGGCGGAAGCTGCTAGCGACGCTTTGGTCATGCTGGAGAGCCAGGTTGGTCAGGCTTACGTGCAGCTGCGCGGGGCGCAGGCGCTGTTTACCACACAACAGGATAATATCCGTGCCGCCACCTCTTCGCTGAACCTCACCCAGCGCCGGCGCGCAACCGGTCTGGCCACCGAGCTCGACGTCGATCAAGCACAAACTCAGCTCTACAACTACCAGCGCCAGCTTCCTGCCTATGCAACACAGGCTCAACAGGCGGAGAACCAGCTCAGCGTGCTGCTCGGTCGACCGCCCGGTATGCTGGACGCGATGCTTGACACTCCAGCGCCACTACCGGCTCCCCCAGATATGATTGGTATCGGTATCCCATCCACCTTAGCTCGTCGCCGTCCTGACATCCGCGAGGCAGAAGCCAATTTGCATGCGGCAACGGCTAATATTGGCATCGCCGTCTCCAGCTTCTATCCCGACATCTCGCTGACGGGCAGCCTCGGCATTCGTGCTACCGATGCTAGCTACTTGACCAGCTGGGCCAGCCGCTTTTATTCGGTGGGCCCGAGTGCGTCGCTGCCGATCTTCCAAGGCGGCAAGTTGACCTCTAGTCTTAGGCTCGCACGAATCCAACAAAAGGCTGCAGTCCTCAGTTACCGCAATACAGTGCTGAACGGTCTACGTGAAGTCGAAAACGCACTTGCGTCTTATCACAACGACCTTGACGCTCGAGACAAGCTGATCCAGACAGTGAGCTCAAGCGAATTATCATTCTACCTCTCCAAGAACAGCTATCAACACGGCTTGTCGGACTTCATCACTGTTCTAAATGCCGAACAGACCCTGACGAGCGCCCGCCAGAGCCTAGATGAAGCCAAGATGTCAGTGGCGGAGGATGTCGTGACCCTCTATACTGCTCTTGGCGGCGGCTGGCAGCAACAGCCTGTTATGGTAGACGTCCCGCTAATTGAGAAGTCCCCTCCGCTTGTTCCGGCGGCGGTCGATAGCATCGCAGCGGGGACACATAACGTTCAATCCGATCCGCAATGA
- a CDS encoding SDR family NAD(P)-dependent oxidoreductase — MPTILITGGHSGIGLECSKQLIAKPRVTLLLAGRDLDRMEVAAQQLRAKGGEVKLLEMDVSSLTSVRTAAARCRTMLDSGEIEELQAVLCNAGAQFMGPVSYSPDGYEMTFATNCLGHFLLIELLIDKVAQKGRVVYTASGTHDPDTADGKVVGKAAEPDALVLIDVGKGGDKPLSTGVRYTTSKLCDILYVHEMDKRLRRANSSIVPIAFDPGSVAGTGLLRTHPKPVQVLAKTSLMKWVMRRMGITMSSVEFSGAALAKLAVDPAYATGSGKYFQAKDDRFTEQRSSIKSYDVAAALKLWTDSEALVHLRPDERSALLSAG, encoded by the coding sequence ATGCCCACGATACTGATCACCGGCGGCCATAGCGGCATCGGGTTAGAATGCTCGAAACAGCTGATTGCGAAGCCGCGAGTGACTCTCCTACTCGCAGGGCGGGACCTCGACCGAATGGAGGTCGCGGCACAGCAACTCCGCGCTAAAGGTGGCGAGGTCAAACTTCTGGAGATGGACGTTTCTTCGTTGACCTCGGTGCGAACGGCGGCAGCGCGCTGCCGCACAATGCTCGACAGCGGCGAGATCGAGGAGTTGCAGGCCGTTCTGTGCAATGCCGGGGCTCAGTTCATGGGGCCGGTTTCTTACAGTCCGGATGGGTACGAAATGACGTTCGCCACGAATTGCCTCGGCCATTTTCTCCTTATCGAGTTGCTGATCGACAAGGTCGCGCAGAAAGGCCGTGTTGTGTACACCGCCAGCGGCACTCACGATCCGGACACCGCAGACGGAAAAGTGGTCGGCAAGGCTGCCGAGCCTGACGCATTAGTTCTCATTGACGTGGGCAAAGGCGGGGACAAGCCGCTCTCGACTGGTGTCCGCTATACGACCTCGAAACTCTGCGACATCCTCTACGTGCACGAAATGGACAAACGCCTGCGGCGGGCAAATAGCTCGATCGTACCGATCGCATTTGACCCGGGATCCGTCGCCGGCACCGGTCTGCTCCGAACCCATCCGAAGCCCGTTCAGGTCCTGGCGAAGACGTCATTGATGAAGTGGGTCATGCGGCGCATGGGCATCACGATGTCCTCGGTCGAGTTCTCCGGCGCGGCGCTTGCGAAACTCGCCGTCGATCCCGCCTACGCCACCGGCTCGGGAAAATACTTCCAAGCAAAAGACGACCGCTTTACCGAGCAGCGCTCATCGATAAAGTCCTATGACGTTGCAGCCGCCCTGAAACTCTGGACAGACTCAGAAGCCCTCGTCCATCTGCGGCCGGATGAGCGATCGGCTCTGCTCTCGGCAGGCTGA
- a CDS encoding TetR/AcrR family transcriptional regulator: MGTREKLVEAAAELLDQGGDGAVTLRAVAHAVGVSHNTPYKHFVDRAALLAGVAEKDFSAFSAAFTGIERSAMTAIDKLKAALELFVTYGEAHPARYRLLFGDPDIASRGGQLEVVAVTTFSGFAALVAGAQAAGELPLIPAATMTSLIYAVLHGLLDLRAGGRLRSEKGLSNVLDGVLLMIELIRPNDVRQATMEE; encoded by the coding sequence ATGGGAACGAGGGAGAAGCTTGTCGAGGCTGCGGCTGAGTTGCTCGATCAGGGCGGAGACGGAGCGGTAACCCTTCGGGCTGTCGCGCATGCAGTCGGGGTGTCCCACAACACCCCCTACAAGCACTTCGTTGATCGAGCGGCGCTGCTGGCAGGCGTAGCGGAGAAGGACTTTAGCGCCTTCTCCGCCGCGTTCACTGGAATCGAGCGATCGGCGATGACGGCGATCGACAAGCTCAAGGCGGCGCTCGAACTGTTCGTAACTTACGGCGAGGCCCATCCCGCGCGCTACCGGCTCCTCTTCGGCGACCCGGACATCGCATCACGAGGAGGTCAGCTCGAAGTTGTGGCCGTAACGACGTTTTCCGGCTTCGCGGCGCTCGTGGCGGGCGCGCAAGCCGCTGGCGAACTGCCGCTGATCCCTGCGGCGACGATGACCAGCCTGATTTACGCGGTCCTTCACGGCCTGCTCGATCTCCGGGCAGGAGGCAGGCTTCGCTCCGAAAAAGGTTTGTCCAATGTTCTTGATGGCGTCCTACTGATGATCGAACTGATCAGGCCGAACGATGTTAGGCAAGCCACTATGGAGGAATAG
- a CDS encoding helix-turn-helix transcriptional regulator has translation MPSKVSEDTYSVTEYEMQTLMSLDTEGVTITAGQMKAARALLGMSGEGLAKLSGVSLVTIRRAESARGLAGMMRANADAIRRALNAAGIGFIPENGGGAGVRLRKPGEQH, from the coding sequence TTGCCATCTAAAGTGTCTGAAGATACTTATAGTGTCACCGAATATGAGATGCAAACTTTAATGTCTCTAGATACGGAAGGTGTCACCATAACAGCGGGTCAGATGAAGGCCGCCAGGGCCCTGCTTGGAATGTCAGGGGAGGGCCTGGCAAAACTGTCCGGCGTCAGTCTCGTGACAATCCGGCGGGCTGAAAGTGCGCGTGGGTTAGCCGGAATGATGCGGGCAAATGCTGACGCTATTCGTCGGGCGTTGAATGCCGCCGGTATCGGATTCATTCCTGAAAACGGCGGCGGTGCCGGGGTGCGGCTGCGGAAGCCTGGCGAGCAACATTGA
- a CDS encoding response regulator transcription factor, giving the protein MVASGVSQGCLRPPGIVCSKFLLIQNAEKLASDGAEALALIEHPDQIRLVVTDINIPDFNGFDVAERARERHPGLPIVFVTALPDQVCARVNKKPFHCLRSRSHSKDWLRRLTKCWLGDDHRALDTRAPQGLVRASRWRFW; this is encoded by the coding sequence GTGGTCGCCTCTGGTGTTAGCCAAGGTTGCCTCCGGCCGCCAGGGATCGTGTGTAGTAAATTCCTACTGATCCAAAATGCAGAAAAGCTCGCCTCTGACGGTGCAGAGGCATTAGCCCTGATCGAACACCCTGACCAAATCCGACTGGTCGTGACCGATATCAACATTCCTGACTTCAATGGGTTTGATGTCGCTGAGCGGGCCCGTGAACGCCATCCAGGCCTTCCCATAGTTTTCGTCACTGCACTTCCAGACCAAGTCTGCGCCCGGGTGAACAAGAAGCCGTTCCATTGCCTCCGAAGCCGTTCGCACTCCAAAGATTGGTTACGAAGGTTGACGAAATGCTGGCTGGGCGATGACCACCGAGCGCTGGATACCCGGGCGCCTCAAGGTCTCGTTCGTGCGTCTCGATGGCGCTTCTGGTAG
- a CDS encoding helix-turn-helix domain-containing protein yields MNASLSGRKPAVIPAQVRAARALVGWSRIRLSEACGVPVRTLDRLEKGEGAPQQRTILAICIALEAAGVEFTNGDAPGVRLTRQNPAAGQ; encoded by the coding sequence ATGAACGCAAGTCTTAGTGGCCGAAAGCCCGCCGTAATTCCAGCGCAGGTGAGAGCGGCTCGAGCATTAGTCGGATGGTCACGTATCCGGTTATCTGAGGCATGCGGGGTGCCAGTCAGAACACTAGACCGGCTTGAAAAGGGTGAAGGAGCGCCGCAACAGCGGACCATCTTAGCCATCTGCATCGCCCTCGAGGCCGCTGGCGTCGAATTCACTAACGGAGACGCGCCTGGGGTAAGACTGACGCGTCAGAATCCGGCGGCAGGCCAATGA
- a CDS encoding response regulator, with amino-acid sequence MVDMLDVADFDLVEAASGHEALRIIKRSGGMDVLITGLSMPGMDGIELAHHVHGRYPQIPILFVSARLYLLGKESPPEPYRYLPKSFRLYDLVETVSDMLVAH; translated from the coding sequence ATCGTCGACATGTTGGATGTGGCCGACTTCGACCTGGTCGAGGCCGCCTCAGGGCATGAGGCGCTTCGAATAATCAAAAGGTCCGGCGGCATGGACGTTCTGATTACGGGTCTGAGTATGCCAGGGATGGACGGGATCGAGCTCGCTCATCACGTGCATGGTCGTTATCCTCAAATCCCGATCCTGTTCGTCAGCGCTCGGCTGTATCTTCTCGGGAAGGAATCCCCTCCAGAGCCGTATCGATACCTTCCGAAGTCGTTCCGGCTGTACGATCTGGTAGAGACCGTGTCGGACATGCTGGTAGCGCATTAA